ACTTAAATAATTGCGAGTGTATTGAGTGTTTAGATCCTGAAACGAGTTCAGGATGACACGTGTCATGCCGAACTTATTGCCGCTTCGCAGGAACGATGAAACCGTTGCCGTTTCTCGGGAACGATGAAACCGTTTCGGCATCTATATATATGATCACGGACATTATCTAATGGTACACCCAGATAGAATTTTCACATGATCTTAATATTCATTATGAGTTTTTCAAGGGCAGTTTTCCCGGCTTCATCAGGCTCGACCAGGGGAAGACGCACAGGTCCCATCTCCAGTCCCAGGATATTCATTGCCGTCTTGATGGGAGAGGGATTCGTTTCAACTTTCATGAGCGCCCGCATGAGCAGGAACATCTCGTTATGGATATCCCGCGCGGATTTGAAATCATTCTTAAGCGCCGATTCCACCATATCGGCCATCTTCCGGGGAAGAATGTTGGAGATAACGCTGATTACTCCCTTCGCACCTACCGCCATCATCGGAATAGTCATGGAATCGTCACCGGAAAGCACGAAAAAATTGTCCGGTGTACGGAGGATTATCTCGCAAATCTGATCCATGTTTCCCGAAGCCTCCTTAACGCCCAGGATATTGGGAACAGCCGCGAGTTCAACTATGGTATCGGCTGTTGTATTGACCGCAGTCCGGCCGGGACAGTTGTATATGATGAGAGGAATGCTGCAATGTTTCGCCACCGTGGTATAGTGTTTGATGAGTCCCGGCTGCGAGGGCCGGTTATAGTAAGGAGTAATCAGGAGTGCGGCATCGGCCCCCATCTTCATGGCATGTTCAGTCAGGCTGATTGCTTCGGAAGTATTGTTGGATCCGGTACCGGCTATTACCAGGGTGCGTGAACCCGCCTGGTCGATGACAATTTCAATCACCCTGCGGTGTTCTTCATGTGTCAGGGTGGGGGATTCACCGGTCGTTCCGCAGGGAACAAGGCCTGCGGTACCGTTCTTGATCTGGAACTCCACCATCTCCCTTATTTTGGCCTCGTCAATCTGCCCGTTTCTGAAGGGAGTGACCATGGCGGTGAAAGAACCCTCAAGTTTCAGCATTTTCCCTCCGGTGGTAACTGGTAATGGAATAGTTTTCTCAAGTGTAATACGGAACAGCCGGGTTTCCCCGGCAGCGGCAGTCAAGCATATGCTTTCAATCTATACAAGACAACATAAGTAATTGCGTATATTTTGAGTGTTTAGATCCTGAAACGAGCTCAGGATGACACGTGTCATGCCGAACTTGTTTCGGCATCTATTTTGAAAAGAAACACATAAAATATTTCGTCATGTATAAAAATATACTATACATTTAAAAATATAGCAATTTTCATTTCATATGTCAATGAAATTCAGAGGTTTTCATAGTGACCACTTGTAATGAAACCGGACATTATGAAAAGGTTTTTTGAAAAATAACAGAAAGACCTTGACAAATAATGGCTGGAGAAATATAGTTATCACATTAATTCCAATACATTAAAATCCTGTGGGGAGATGATGCTATGCAGGAAGACTGGAACATAACCCTCAGTGTTTTGGAGTCGCCGGATAAATCCCTTATCGGTCAGCAGAAAGTATTTTACAGCTCTCCGATCTCCATCGGGCGGGCGAATAACAACGATTTGATCATTACCGACCCGGCGGTTTCACGGAATCATGCCATTCTGCGGATCACCAACGACTATTCGCGGGTTTTTGTCACCGATATGAGCACTCACGGGACCGAGGTCTCGGGAAAAATCGTTCAAAAGGGGCGCGGCACGGGATTTACCATTGAAAACGGAGATACGGTCAAGCTCGGCGATACCCTCCTTCGCTACGAATTACACCTGAAGCTCAGCGTTCAATCCACGTTTGTCGGTAAAATGTACCGTAGTTTCCTTGAAACTCCTCCTTCAGACATGGTTGAGGAATCAGAGGAGAGTGTCCCGGAAATTGAAGCTCTGGAGACTGCCGAGCCTCTCAGGAAGGGGTTCAGCCCTGTTTCAATCGGAATTATCGTTGTCTGCCTGATCCTGATGGTATATCTCGTCTTCTTTACCAAATAGCTGAAATAACAGTGTTTACATTTCAGTACACCGGCCCTTACAACGTGGAGAATTAATGCGCGATGAATATGCAATCTGTTGGTGTTACCGATAAAGGCTGTATACGGACAAACAATGAAGACTCGTTCCTGATCGATAGCAATTTTCTCATTATCGCGGATGGAATGGGCGGCGCCGCAGCCGGAGAGGTGGCCAGTTCCATGGCTATCGACATTATTTCAACCGCTGTTAAGAAACATGATCTGGGTTCGGGGAAAAAAGCGATGGATGTCGTACGGCAGGCGAT
This genomic stretch from Candidatus Latescibacter sp. harbors:
- a CDS encoding FHA domain-containing protein; this encodes MQEDWNITLSVLESPDKSLIGQQKVFYSSPISIGRANNNDLIITDPAVSRNHAILRITNDYSRVFVTDMSTHGTEVSGKIVQKGRGTGFTIENGDTVKLGDTLLRYELHLKLSVQSTFVGKMYRSFLETPPSDMVEESEESVPEIEALETAEPLRKGFSPVSIGIIVVCLILMVYLVFFTK
- the dapA gene encoding 4-hydroxy-tetrahydrodipicolinate synthase, with amino-acid sequence MLKLEGSFTAMVTPFRNGQIDEAKIREMVEFQIKNGTAGLVPCGTTGESPTLTHEEHRRVIEIVIDQAGSRTLVIAGTGSNNTSEAISLTEHAMKMGADAALLITPYYNRPSQPGLIKHYTTVAKHCSIPLIIYNCPGRTAVNTTADTIVELAAVPNILGVKEASGNMDQICEIILRTPDNFFVLSGDDSMTIPMMAVGAKGVISVISNILPRKMADMVESALKNDFKSARDIHNEMFLLMRALMKVETNPSPIKTAMNILGLEMGPVRLPLVEPDEAGKTALEKLIMNIKIM